The region CAGTCGCTGTCGTTGAAGCGCGTCCGCTCCACCATGTCGCCCTCCACTCCCACACCGGTTGCAACATGCTACCAGATCGGGCTACGGTCCCCGGTAGCAAGATGAAACCAATCGCGAGGAGGCCCTTCGCATGGGACGAGAGCAGTGCGTTGCGGCACCGGAGGCCGGGCGGCTGGGCGCGGGAACGTCCGGGTTCGAGCTGTCCAGGGGAATCACCCTGCTCTTCGCCGTCGCCTCCGGCACGGCTGTGGCCGACGTCTACGCCGCGCAGCCGCTCCTGGTCACACTGGGCCGCGACTTCTCGATCGGCACAGCGACGGTCGGCGCGATCGTGACCCTGACTCAGATCGGCTACGGGCTGGGCCTCTTCTTTCTCGTGCCGCTGGGAGACATGCTCGACCGCAGACGCCTCGTCGTGGCGCAACTGCTGCTCCTGGCGACGGCGCTGACAGCGGTCGGCACCGCCGGCAATGCGGCGCTCCTCCTCGTGGGCCTCACCACCGTGGGGCTGCTCGCGGTGGTCACCCAGACGCTGGTGGCCTTCGCCGCGTCCCTGGCGCCGCCCGAGGAGCGCGGACGCGTCGTCGGGCTGGTGACCAGCGGGGTGGTCACCGGCATCCTGCTCGCCCGTACCGTGTCCGGCGTCCTGGCCGACCTCGCCGGCTGGCGCTCCGTCTACCTCTCCTCGGCGGTTGTCACCTGCGTGCTCGCCCTGGCACTCCACCGCCTGCTGCCGTCCCGCCGCGGTGCCGCGCCGGCGGCCATGGGGTACGGGCAGCTGCTGCGCTCCACCCTCACGCTGTTCGCGCGCGAGCGCGTCCTCCGGGTGCGGGCCCTGCTCGCCCTGCTGGTCTTCGCCGCCTTCAGCGTGCTGTGGAGCAGTGTCGCGCTGCCGCTCAGCGCGCCCCCGCTCTCCTTGTCCCACACCGGGATCGGTGCCTTCGGACTGGCCGGGGCCGCGGGCGCGCTCGCCGCCACCGCGGCCGGACGGCTGAACGACCGCGGCTCGTCCCGGCGGACCACCGGTATCGGCCTGGCCCTGCTCACCGCCTCCTGGCTGCCGCTGGCCTTCACCCGGCACTCGCTCTGGGCGCTGGCGGCCGGCGTGATCGTCCTCGATCTGGCCGTCCAGGCGGTCCACGTCACCAACCAGGCGCTGGTCTACGCGCTGCGCCCGGCAGCGGGAAGCCGGCTGATCGGCGGTTACATGGTCTTCTACTCGATCGGCAGCGCCTCAGGAGCCGTCGCCGCGACCACGGTCTACGCGGCGGCGGGCTGGACAGCCGTGTGCGCGCTGGGCGCCGGGATCAGCGCGCTCGCGCTCCTCCTGTGGGCCGTCACGCGCGGGGCGGCCGGGTAGCCGGCGTCAGAACGCCCTGGCCGCCGCGGCGCCGGCGAAGGAGAGGCCCACCGCGATTCCCACGCTGAGCACCAGATAGGAGGCGGCGGTGGCCAGCCGGCGCTTGGAGGTGAGCGTCAGCAGCTCGTAGGAGAACGTCGACCAGGTGGACAGCGCCCCGCAGAGCCCCGTCGCGAGCAGCAGGCTCTGCCCCGACGTGAGGCCGCCGCCGGCCGCCGTCTGGGCGACATAGCCGAGGATCAGGGACGCGGCGGCGTTGGCGGCGAAGGTTCCCAGGGGGAAGCCGCTGCCGAGGCGGTGGTTGGCCTCGACCCCCAGCAGGTAGCGGATCGGCGCTCCCACGGCGGCGCCGGCGAGTACGAGCAGCCAGTCGGTCATCGCCTGTCGCCGGGGGCGGGGCGCCGGGGCATGAGGACCGCGCGCGTACCGAGGGCGCCCAGGGTCACCGCGGACAGTGCCGCCGCAACCGTCAGCAGGAGATCGCCCACCGCGTACCCGGGCTGGCCCCGGTCGAAGAGCTGCCGCACATTGTCAGCGTAATGGGAGAAGGACGTGAAACCGCCGAGCAGCCCGGTGCCGAGCAGTGGGCTGATGAGCCGGGGAGCGCCGGGAAAGCGGAATTTGACGGTCGCCATGAGGATTCCCATCAGCAGGCAGCCCGTGGTGTTGACCAGCAAAATGGTCCAGGGAAAGGCCGGCGGGTCATTCGGCCACAGGAGTTCGGCACCATAGCGCGCGCTCGCGCCCGCCGCCCCGCCCAGCGCGACCGCCGCCACCACCGGCAGCTGCGATCCGGGGTGGTGATCGGGGTGGTCACGGCGTCTCATGGCGATCTTCGGGTGCATGCGGCCACCTTGGCAGCTTCCCGCGCCGACCTGTCCGACTCACACGCGAAGCGGCCCGCTTATGGTCCGAACGGGGGCGTATGGGCGGGTCGGTTCCGGGCGGGCGGTGCATATCGTGCCACGATGCCGTGGCGCTATCCGGTCTCCGCTGGCGCCGTGCTGTTCACCGGTCCGCCGTCCGACGCTGGGATTCACCGTGCTCATTGCCGAACCAGATGTCCTGCTGGAATTCCAGCGCAAAAAGCTGCCGGGATTTCTGCTGGCGTCCGTGCGCGGTGTGGGCCAGGTCGACCTTCAGCCGTGTCTGTGGACAGGCATGCTCATCCTGGCCGGCCTGTGGGCGGCGGGCTGGGAGATCGGGCTGTTCGCGACACTGGGGACCCTCGTGTCGACGGCCGCCGCCCATCTGGTGGCGGTCGACCGGTCGAACATCGCTCTCGGTCTCCAGGGCTACTGCGGGTGCCTCACCGGCGTCGCCCTGGTCACCTCGCTGGGCGGCCACCCGGCCACCTACGCTCTCGCCGTCATCGGCGCGGTCATGTGCACCATGCTGCTGGCGGCGCTCACCACCCTGCTCGCGCCGTACGGCCTGACCGCGCTCACCGCACCGTTCTGCCTGGTCTCCGGGATCATGGTGATCGGCGCGCCGTCCTTCGGCCGTATCTGGCACGGCGCCCCCCGGGCGGTGTCCAGCACCACCACGGGAGACCGGGCGCTGTCCTGGCACGACCTGTGGCACGCCTTCTTCACCAACATCTCGCAGGTCTTCCTGGTGGACGAGTGGTACGTCGGGCTCATCATGCTGGTGGGCCTGGCCTTCGCCGGAGCGCGGGTGGTGCTGTACGCGGCGGCCGGCAGCGTCGTGGGGATCTTCGCGGCCTGGGCGCTGGGCGCCCCCGCCTCCTTGATCTCCAACGGCATCTACGGCTACAACGCCGTTCTCGTCGCCATCGCCATGGGCGCCGTCTTCCTCACCGCGACGGTGTGGAACGGGGTGTACGCCCTCATCGGCGCCGCGGCCACCACGGGTCTGACGGCCGCGCTGACCTCCATCTTCAAGACGTTCGGCGGCCACACCTTCACCTGGCCTTTCATCCTCACGACCTGGGCGTTCATGGCGGCCGTCCCTGCTCTGCCCCGTTTCCGGCGGAGCGGCTGACCGTTCGCGCGAACCGCCCCTCCCCCTCCGTAGATCCCGAGGAAGGTACCGACGTGAATCTCGCCCCTCGCGAGGTAGACAAACTGCTGGTGTACGTGGTGGCCGACCTGGCCAGGAAGCGCCGGAGCCGCGGCCTGAAGCTGAATTACAGCGAGTCCGTCTCGCTGATCACCGAGGCCATTCTCGAGGCCGCCAGGGACGGCAAGAGCGTGGCCGACTGCATGGAGCTGGGGCGGCACGTCCTCGGCGAGGACGACACCATGCCGGGTGTGCGGGACATGCTCGGGCTGCTCCAGGTCGAGGCGTCCTTCATGGACGGCACCAAGCTGGTGTCCTGCCACGACCCCATCGGCGGCTGACCGCGGTGTCCCAGCCCTGCCGGGTGATCGCCGTGTGCGGCCACGAGGCCGGCTTCGGGGCGGCGCTGCGCGACACGGCCGACCCGACGCTGTCCGTCGTGACGGCCGGCCGGGAGCTGTTCCGCTGCGTCGTCGAGCTGCGGCTGCTGGGCGAGGAGGTGTGCGTCGTCCCCATGTCGCTCGGCCGGGACCCCGAACTCGTCGCGGACACCGCCCGTACGCTGCGTTCGCTGGCGGAGGGCGAGCGCCGGGGAACCGTTCTCGCCCCGCCGTTCGGGACCTCGCAGCATCTGACGTCCTGGCTGCGGGCCGCGGCGAGCGGGATTCCCGCGGACAGCGCCCTGCTGCTCACCGCGCCCGCCGGCGACCCGTTCGACGACGCCGAGCTGTACCGGGTCGCGAGCCTGGTCCGCCGGTACGGCAACCACGCCCTGGTCGAGGTCGCGTTCACCGGCGGCGATCCCGATCCGGCCGAGGGCGTCCGGCGCTGCCGGCGGCTGGGAGCAGCGGCCGTCACCGTGCTGCCCGCCTCGTTCGTACCGCCGCCCGCGGTCCCGGACGACGCGCGGACGCGGGTCCACGGCCCGCTGCTCTCCCCTGCGGCGCTGGCCCGGGTGATCGCCGAGCGGGTGGCCGACGCCCGCGTCCGGTGGAGTGAGCACGGCGACGACGGCGTCGCGGCCGGACTCGGCGCGGCCGACGGCCACGGACACCACCACACCCACCCACCGGGCGAGGGACACGGCCACGACCACGGCCACGGCCACAGTCACGGTCACTTGCACGACCACGGCCCCCCGCATCCCCATCCGCACCCGCATCAGCCCCCGCACGCCCATGCTGCGGGCCGAGTCGACAGGAGCACCCCATGACGTTCCGCCAGAAGTACCTGTACGGCGAGGATCCGGTCGAGATCAACGCCGGCCGCCGTACGGTCACGCTCTCCGTCAGCAACACCGGCGACCGGGCAATCCAGATCGGGTCGCACTACCACTTCTTCGAGGTCAATTCCGCGCTGCTGTTCGACCGCATGAAGGCGCTCGGCATGCACCTGAACATCCCCGCCGGCACGTCGGTGCGCGTCGAGCCCGGCGGGACGCGGGAGGTCGAGCTGTGCGAATACGCCGGGACGGGGCGGCTGATCGGTTTCAGCGGGCTGCTCAACGGCAGCCTCGCCTCGCACCCGGTCAGGGTCGAGGCGGTCCGCAGGGCGATCGAGCAGGGATACCAGGGCGCCCAGGACCAGGCCGGCTCCGGCTCCGGCTCCGACTCCGGCTCCGGTGCGGCGGGATCGAGCACGAAGAGCGGCAAGCAGTCCCAGCACAAGAAGAAGGGTCACCACTGATGCCCATCCTGCCCCGCAAGCAGTACACCGACATGTTCGGCCCGACGGTCGGCGACCGCTTCCACCTCGCGGACACCAATCTCATCGTCGAGGTCGAGAAGGACTTCAGCGAGGGCCAGTACGGCGACGAGGTCCTCTACGGCGGCGGCAAGACGATGCGGGACGGTATGGCCTCCGACCCGCAGGCGACCGCCGCGCAGGGCGCGCTCGACACCGTCATCACCAACGTCGTGCTGATCGACCCGATGGTCGGGGTCGTGAAGTGCGACATCGGCATCAAGAACGGCATGATCGCCGGCATCGGCAAGTCGGGGAACCCGCAGACGCAGAACAACGTGCACCCCGATCTGATCATCGGACCCGGCACCGAGGCCATCGCGGGCGAGCACCTCATCGCCACCGCCGGCGCCATCGACACCCACGTCCACCTCATCGCCCCGCAGCAGGCCGAGCAGGCGCTCACCAACGGCATCACCACGCTGATCGGCGGCGGCACCGGACCGTCCGACGGCACGAACGGCACGACGTGCACCCCCGGCCCGTACAACATCGCGCGCCTGCTGCAGGCGGCCGAGGGCCTGCCGGTGAATCTCGGCATCATGGGCAAGGGCAACGGCAGCCTGCCGGAGGCACTGGAGGAGCAGGTCGTCGCCGGCGCCTGCGCCCTGAAGGTGCACGAGGACTGGGGCGCCACGCCCGCCGTGATCGACAACGCCCTCAAGGTCGCCGACCGGCACGACGTCCAGGTCGCGATCCACACCGACAGCCTCAACGAGTCCGGCTTCTTCGAGGACACCCGCTCCGCGATCGACGGCCGCACCATCCACACCTTCCACAGCGAGGGCGCGGGCGGCGGTCACGCGCCGGACATCATGCGGGTCGCCGGCGAGCCGAACATCCTGCCGTCCTCGACCAACCCGACGCTGCCGTACACCAAGAACTCGGTGGACGAGCTGCTGGACATGGTGATGGTGTGCCACCACCTCAGCCACGACATCCCCGAGGACGTCTCCTTCGCCGACAGCCGGGTCCGCGCCGAGACGATCGCCGCGGAGACGGTGCTGCACGACCTCGGCGTGATCAGCATGTTCTCCTCCGACTCCCAGGCGATGGGCCGGGTCGGGGAGTCCGTCACCCGGGCCTTCCAGACCGCGCACCACTGCAAGGACAAGTTCGGCCCGCTCGAGGGTGATTCGGAGCGCAACGACAACCAGCGGGTGCTGCGCTACCTCGCGAAGATGACCATCAATCCCGCCATCGCCACCGGCATCTCGGACCACATCGGCTCGATCGAGAAGGGCAAGCTGGCGGACATCGTCCTGTGGCCCATCCACTCCTTCGCCGCCAAGCCGAAGATGGTCATCAAGGGCGGCATCATCTCCTGGGCCCAGATGGGCGACCCCAACGCCTCCCTGCCGACCCCGCAGCCGGTCGTCTACCGGCCGATGTTCGGGCAGTACGGCAAGGCGCTGCCGTCGACCCACGTCACCTTCATGTCCCAGGCGGGCATCGCCGCCGGAGTCCCGGCCGCGCTCGGCCTGGAGCGCACGGTCCTGCCGGTCAGCCGTACCCGGATCATCGGCAAGCACAACATGATCCGCAACAACGCGCTGCCGGACATCAAGATCGACCCCGAGACGTTCAAGGTCACCCTCAACGGCAAGGTCGCGACCATCGATCCGGCCAGCGAACTGCCCCTCAACCAGCTGTTCTTCCTCGCCTAGGCGTATGGACGACGACGAGAACGGCACTCCGGCATCCCGGATCGGCTCGCTGCTGGTCAGCCTCCAGCTGACCGACTCCGCCTTCCCGAGCGGCTTCTACACGCTGTCGCACACGCTGGAGGGCTTCGCCCAGGCCGGAGCGGTCGACGCCGAGAGCCTGCCGCTGCTGCTGGAGGACCTGCTGCTGCACGGGGTCGGCCCGGCCGACGCCACCGCGCTCGCGCTCGCCCACCGGGCGACCCGCGCCGGGGACCCCGAGGCCGTCGTGCGGATCGACGAGTACCTGTTCGCCACCAAGCTCGGGCGGGAGGTGCGCCTGGCGGCGACCCGTACCGGACGGCAGCTGCTGGACCTCGCCCGAGAGGTCTTCCGCCACCCGGAGATCGGCGACTACTTCGAACGGGTCCAGCGCCGTGAGGCGCCCGGGACGCAGGCGGTGGCAGCGGGGGTCGTCTACGGGGCGGCGGGGGTGCCGCTGCGGCAGGCCGTCGTCTCGGACCTCTTCGCCTTCTGCGTGAGCTTCGCCGGCGCGGCCCTGCGGCTGCGGCTGACCGACCACCGCAAGGCGCAGGTGCTGCTCCGGCGGGCCGCTCCGGTCATCGAGGCCGCCGCGGAGGCGGCCATGCACCGGGACCTGGCCGATGTCGGAGCCACCGTCTTCGCCTCGGACGTCATGTCGGGCCGTCACGAACGCGCCGAGGCCAGGCTCTTCGCCAGCTGACCGATCCACCCACATCCACGAGCAAGCCAGGCCAGGGAGCACCATGAACGACAACGTCCTGCGGATCGGTATCGGCGGCCCTGTGGGGTCCGGGAAGACCGCGCTCATCGAGGCGCTGGTGCCGGTGCTGATCGCCCGCGGCCACCACCCCTCGGTGATCACCAACGACATCTACACGCAGGAGGACGCGCAGCACATCCGCCGCACTCTCGACGGGATCCTGGAACCCGAGCGGATCGTCGGCGTCGAGACCGGGGCCTGCCCGCACACCGCCGTGCGCGACGACCCGACGATGAACCTCGCGGCGGGCGCCGAGATGCTGGAGCGCTTCCCCGACACCGACATGCTGCTCTACGAGTCCGGCGGCGACAACCTCACCCTCACCTTCAGCCCGGTGCTGGCCGATGTCTTCATCTTCGTGCTGGACACCGCCGAGGGCGAGAAGATGCCCCGCAAGCGGGGACCGGGCATCACGGACTCCGACCTGCTGGTCATCAACAAGATCGACATCGCGCAGTACGTGCGCACCGACATCACCGTCATGGAGTCCGACGCCCACCGGGTCCGCGACGACCGCCCCGTCGTCCTGACCGACTGCCTGACCGGAGTGGGCATCGACGACATCGCCAGCTACATCGAGTCCCGCCGAACGGTGCTGGTCTGAGATGCGGACCGCCGCCCTTCCGGCACGGCCCGACCGGCTCAGCCCGGCGTACTACACGGCGGTCCGCGTCCCCCCGCATCTGGCCGCCACCGCGTCGCTGCCCGACACGCTGCCCGCCGGCTCGCCCGCCAAGGTCGGCATCCTCGACCTGGCCTTCGCGGTACGCGGCGGGCGCACCGAACTCGTCGAGCGCTACCAGAAGTCGCCGCTGCAGATCATGCGGCCGCTGTGGATCGACGCCGAACTGCCCGGCATGAGCTACGTCTACCTGATGGCCACCGGCGGCGGGATCGTCCAGGCCGACCGCTACCGGATGGACTTCCGCTGCGGCCCCGGCACCCAGGTGCACCTGACCAGCCAGGCCGCCACCAAAGTGCTGCGGACCGAATACGACTGCGCGACCCAGCTCGTCCGGCTGACCGCGCAGGCCGGCAGCTACGTGGAATACCTGCCCGATCCGCTGATCCCGTTCAAGGACTCCCGCTTCTACCAGCGCACCGAGGTCACCGTGGCCCCCGGCGCGACCGTCGTGCTCGGGGAGACCCTCACCGCGGGACGGCTGGCCAGGGGCGAGCGCCACGCGTACCGGGCGCTGGCCACCGACCTGCACGTGTCCCGGCCCGACGGCACCCTGCTCGCCGTCGACACGCTCCGCCTGACGTCCGCCGCGCCCGGCCCCGCGGGCGGGGGTCCCGCGGTTTTCGCCGGCGCCGACCACGTCTCCTCGCTGTTCGTGATCACCGACCGCGTACCGGCCGCGGAGATCGCCGACGCCCTGCACGAGGCGCTGGCGGGATTCGGCGTGCTGTACGGGGTCAGCGTGCTGCCACGGGACTGCGGCGCCTGGGTCCGGCTGCTGGACAGCGATCCGGTACGGGTCACCGCCGCCCGCACCGCCGCGTGGCACCGCGTACGCGTGCTCCTGACCGGCCGCCCGGCGCCCGACCTGCGCAAACCGTGAATCCCGCCCGCCCGATCCCCCACCCCATGAGGTAGCCACCGTGATTGCCGCGCCCCCGCCGATGCCGCCCGCCTACAGTTCAGGCGACACCGCCTGGCTGCTGGCCTCCACCGCCATGGTGCTGCTGATGACGCCCGGGCTGGCGTTCTTCTACGGCGGCATGGTGCGTACCCAGCACATCCTGATGATGATCAAGATGAGCTTCGCCGCGCTCGCCTTCGGCACGCTCGTGTGGTGGA is a window of Streptomyces sp. NBC_01477 DNA encoding:
- a CDS encoding fluoride efflux transporter FluC translates to MHPKIAMRRRDHPDHHPGSQLPVVAAVALGGAAGASARYGAELLWPNDPPAFPWTILLVNTTGCLLMGILMATVKFRFPGAPRLISPLLGTGLLGGFTSFSHYADNVRQLFDRGQPGYAVGDLLLTVAAALSAVTLGALGTRAVLMPRRPAPGDRR
- the ureG gene encoding urease accessory protein UreG, translated to MNDNVLRIGIGGPVGSGKTALIEALVPVLIARGHHPSVITNDIYTQEDAQHIRRTLDGILEPERIVGVETGACPHTAVRDDPTMNLAAGAEMLERFPDTDMLLYESGGDNLTLTFSPVLADVFIFVLDTAEGEKMPRKRGPGITDSDLLVINKIDIAQYVRTDITVMESDAHRVRDDRPVVLTDCLTGVGIDDIASYIESRRTVLV
- a CDS encoding fluoride efflux transporter FluC — protein: MTDWLLVLAGAAVGAPIRYLLGVEANHRLGSGFPLGTFAANAAASLILGYVAQTAAGGGLTSGQSLLLATGLCGALSTWSTFSYELLTLTSKRRLATAASYLVLSVGIAVGLSFAGAAAARAF
- a CDS encoding sirohydrochlorin chelatase → MSQPCRVIAVCGHEAGFGAALRDTADPTLSVVTAGRELFRCVVELRLLGEEVCVVPMSLGRDPELVADTARTLRSLAEGERRGTVLAPPFGTSQHLTSWLRAAASGIPADSALLLTAPAGDPFDDAELYRVASLVRRYGNHALVEVAFTGGDPDPAEGVRRCRRLGAAAVTVLPASFVPPPAVPDDARTRVHGPLLSPAALARVIAERVADARVRWSEHGDDGVAAGLGAADGHGHHHTHPPGEGHGHDHGHGHSHGHLHDHGPPHPHPHPHQPPHAHAAGRVDRSTP
- a CDS encoding urease subunit beta, whose product is MTFRQKYLYGEDPVEINAGRRTVTLSVSNTGDRAIQIGSHYHFFEVNSALLFDRMKALGMHLNIPAGTSVRVEPGGTREVELCEYAGTGRLIGFSGLLNGSLASHPVRVEAVRRAIEQGYQGAQDQAGSGSGSDSGSGAAGSSTKSGKQSQHKKKGHH
- a CDS encoding MFS transporter, with product MGREQCVAAPEAGRLGAGTSGFELSRGITLLFAVASGTAVADVYAAQPLLVTLGRDFSIGTATVGAIVTLTQIGYGLGLFFLVPLGDMLDRRRLVVAQLLLLATALTAVGTAGNAALLLVGLTTVGLLAVVTQTLVAFAASLAPPEERGRVVGLVTSGVVTGILLARTVSGVLADLAGWRSVYLSSAVVTCVLALALHRLLPSRRGAAPAAMGYGQLLRSTLTLFARERVLRVRALLALLVFAAFSVLWSSVALPLSAPPLSLSHTGIGAFGLAGAAGALAATAAGRLNDRGSSRRTTGIGLALLTASWLPLAFTRHSLWALAAGVIVLDLAVQAVHVTNQALVYALRPAAGSRLIGGYMVFYSIGSASGAVAATTVYAAAGWTAVCALGAGISALALLLWAVTRGAAG
- a CDS encoding urease subunit gamma; translated protein: MNLAPREVDKLLVYVVADLARKRRSRGLKLNYSESVSLITEAILEAARDGKSVADCMELGRHVLGEDDTMPGVRDMLGLLQVEASFMDGTKLVSCHDPIGG
- a CDS encoding urease accessory protein UreF, with the translated sequence MDDDENGTPASRIGSLLVSLQLTDSAFPSGFYTLSHTLEGFAQAGAVDAESLPLLLEDLLLHGVGPADATALALAHRATRAGDPEAVVRIDEYLFATKLGREVRLAATRTGRQLLDLAREVFRHPEIGDYFERVQRREAPGTQAVAAGVVYGAAGVPLRQAVVSDLFAFCVSFAGAALRLRLTDHRKAQVLLRRAAPVIEAAAEAAMHRDLADVGATVFASDVMSGRHERAEARLFAS
- a CDS encoding urease accessory protein UreD, producing the protein MRTAALPARPDRLSPAYYTAVRVPPHLAATASLPDTLPAGSPAKVGILDLAFAVRGGRTELVERYQKSPLQIMRPLWIDAELPGMSYVYLMATGGGIVQADRYRMDFRCGPGTQVHLTSQAATKVLRTEYDCATQLVRLTAQAGSYVEYLPDPLIPFKDSRFYQRTEVTVAPGATVVLGETLTAGRLARGERHAYRALATDLHVSRPDGTLLAVDTLRLTSAAPGPAGGGPAVFAGADHVSSLFVITDRVPAAEIADALHEALAGFGVLYGVSVLPRDCGAWVRLLDSDPVRVTAARTAAWHRVRVLLTGRPAPDLRKP
- a CDS encoding urea transporter, translating into MLIAEPDVLLEFQRKKLPGFLLASVRGVGQVDLQPCLWTGMLILAGLWAAGWEIGLFATLGTLVSTAAAHLVAVDRSNIALGLQGYCGCLTGVALVTSLGGHPATYALAVIGAVMCTMLLAALTTLLAPYGLTALTAPFCLVSGIMVIGAPSFGRIWHGAPRAVSSTTTGDRALSWHDLWHAFFTNISQVFLVDEWYVGLIMLVGLAFAGARVVLYAAAGSVVGIFAAWALGAPASLISNGIYGYNAVLVAIAMGAVFLTATVWNGVYALIGAAATTGLTAALTSIFKTFGGHTFTWPFILTTWAFMAAVPALPRFRRSG
- the ureC gene encoding urease subunit alpha, whose product is MPILPRKQYTDMFGPTVGDRFHLADTNLIVEVEKDFSEGQYGDEVLYGGGKTMRDGMASDPQATAAQGALDTVITNVVLIDPMVGVVKCDIGIKNGMIAGIGKSGNPQTQNNVHPDLIIGPGTEAIAGEHLIATAGAIDTHVHLIAPQQAEQALTNGITTLIGGGTGPSDGTNGTTCTPGPYNIARLLQAAEGLPVNLGIMGKGNGSLPEALEEQVVAGACALKVHEDWGATPAVIDNALKVADRHDVQVAIHTDSLNESGFFEDTRSAIDGRTIHTFHSEGAGGGHAPDIMRVAGEPNILPSSTNPTLPYTKNSVDELLDMVMVCHHLSHDIPEDVSFADSRVRAETIAAETVLHDLGVISMFSSDSQAMGRVGESVTRAFQTAHHCKDKFGPLEGDSERNDNQRVLRYLAKMTINPAIATGISDHIGSIEKGKLADIVLWPIHSFAAKPKMVIKGGIISWAQMGDPNASLPTPQPVVYRPMFGQYGKALPSTHVTFMSQAGIAAGVPAALGLERTVLPVSRTRIIGKHNMIRNNALPDIKIDPETFKVTLNGKVATIDPASELPLNQLFFLA